The following coding sequences lie in one Rickettsiella endosymbiont of Rhagonycha lignosa genomic window:
- the dapA gene encoding 4-hydroxy-tetrahydrodipicolinate synthase: protein MFHGSIVALITPMRENGDVDYVCLRKLVDWHIAQRTDAIVVIGTTGEASTLNIEEQNNVIKTVVEQTHRRIPVIASTGTQSTHKTIEQTKVAMEIGVDACLLVTPYYNLPTQEGLYQHYRLIADKVPIPQILYNIPKRTGCDLLPETVAKLAGIANIVGIKEGQPERVKNILALCGKNIDVYSGDDNTALEIMRLGGKGVISVAANLVPQYIHNLYELSKKEDWEAADKIDQQLRPLYQGLFIETNPIPVKWLAAERGLILSSALRLPLTTLSAGCQASLKHVIELLEALS, encoded by the coding sequence ATGTTTCATGGCAGTATAGTTGCACTGATAACACCTATGCGAGAAAATGGAGATGTTGATTATGTTTGTTTACGTAAGCTAGTTGATTGGCATATTGCGCAGCGTACGGACGCTATCGTCGTTATAGGAACGACGGGAGAGGCGTCTACGCTTAATATTGAAGAGCAAAATAATGTCATAAAAACAGTCGTCGAACAAACTCATCGCCGTATACCTGTCATAGCCAGCACAGGAACACAGTCTACCCATAAGACCATTGAGCAAACAAAAGTAGCTATGGAAATAGGCGTAGATGCATGTCTACTAGTAACTCCCTATTACAATCTTCCTACACAAGAAGGACTTTACCAACATTATCGCTTGATAGCAGATAAAGTCCCTATTCCCCAAATTTTATACAATATACCTAAACGTACAGGATGTGATTTACTACCTGAAACTGTGGCTAAATTGGCGGGTATTGCGAATATTGTGGGTATAAAAGAAGGTCAGCCTGAGCGAGTAAAAAATATTTTAGCATTATGTGGTAAAAACATAGATGTTTATAGCGGTGATGATAATACTGCTTTAGAAATTATGCGTTTAGGCGGGAAAGGGGTCATTTCTGTAGCAGCAAATCTTGTGCCGCAATATATACACAATCTTTACGAGTTGTCCAAGAAGGAAGATTGGGAAGCAGCCGATAAAATAGATCAGCAGCTTCGTCCATTGTATCAAGGCTTATTTATTGAAACTAACCCTATCCCTGTTAAATGGTTAGCGGCTGAAAGGGGTTTAATTTTATCATCGGCTTTGCGTCTCCCTTTGACAACGTTGTCAGCAGGATGCCAAGCTAGCTTAAAGCATGTTATCGAATTATTAGAGGCGCTATCTTAA
- a CDS encoding aminoglycoside phosphotransferase family protein: protein MSIFEHTSQLMPLRNWLKESCFLANSSFELEPLINDGSFRKYFRLRLGNSSHIVMVAPPDKENIIAFIAIAKDFARQGIYTPEILAYSIEQGFMLLSDLGNDLYLNILNQNTVDDLYDRALSVIYQIQVCNPKFPDNKPLDLFNEEFIRIELGIFIDWFLKKHLELTITDEIGRVLENTFRVLINSALEQPQVCVHRDYHSRNLLLLENKSVGVLDFQDAVYGPITYDAASLLRDAYIDWPKEQVLKWILKFYNMINISHQYTEEKFVRWFDLISLQRHLKILGIFARLNYRDDKPHYLPMISRVLNYINKTCENYVELSHFKEMLQTKIQPKLYEKEKK, encoded by the coding sequence ATGTCTATTTTTGAGCATACATCACAATTAATGCCACTAAGAAATTGGCTAAAAGAGTCTTGTTTTCTAGCAAACTCAAGTTTTGAGCTCGAACCGTTAATTAATGATGGTAGCTTTAGGAAATATTTTCGATTGCGATTAGGTAACTCAAGCCATATTGTCATGGTTGCTCCCCCAGATAAAGAAAACATAATTGCATTTATTGCAATTGCGAAAGATTTTGCACGTCAAGGCATTTACACACCTGAAATACTTGCTTATAGCATTGAACAAGGATTTATGTTGTTAAGTGACCTAGGGAATGATTTATATCTTAATATTTTAAACCAAAATACTGTCGATGATTTATATGATCGAGCTCTTTCAGTTATTTATCAAATTCAGGTTTGCAATCCTAAATTTCCAGACAATAAGCCCTTAGATTTGTTTAATGAAGAATTTATACGCATTGAATTAGGAATATTTATTGATTGGTTTCTGAAAAAACATTTAGAACTGACAATAACCGATGAGATCGGCAGGGTACTTGAAAATACTTTTAGAGTACTTATTAACTCTGCTCTTGAACAACCACAGGTCTGCGTTCATCGGGATTACCATTCGCGGAATCTACTTTTATTAGAAAATAAAAGTGTAGGGGTTTTGGATTTTCAAGATGCTGTTTATGGACCTATTACTTACGATGCCGCTTCATTATTGCGCGATGCCTATATTGATTGGCCGAAAGAGCAAGTCCTTAAATGGATATTGAAATTTTACAATATGATCAACATTAGTCATCAATATACTGAAGAAAAATTTGTACGTTGGTTTGATTTAATAAGCCTACAACGCCATCTAAAGATACTTGGTATTTTTGCACGGCTTAATTATCGTGATGATAAACCACATTATCTTCCCATGATTTCGCGAGTATTAAATTATATCAACAAGACTTGTGAAAATTACGTTGAACTTTCTCATTTTAAAGAAATGTTACAAACAAAAATTCAACCGAAACTTTATGAGAAAGAAAAAAAATGA
- the murU gene encoding N-acetylmuramate alpha-1-phosphate uridylyltransferase MurU, giving the protein MKAMILAAGRGLRLRPLTDKTPKPLILVANQPLIVHQVLRLAKIGIKEIVINVSYQAKQIIDTLGDGRAYGVKIDYSFEPTALETGGGILQALPILGSDPFVVISTDIWTDFSLEGLLSHSLNSMALAHLILVDNPSFHPQGDFNLTKTGLLNLDDTSNKFTFASLGIYHPDLFQGKSGAFPLSSLLYEYIAEKKITGEYYNGVWFNIGTPTELERLDEYLKQKK; this is encoded by the coding sequence ATGAAAGCGATGATACTTGCAGCTGGCCGTGGTCTACGTTTACGACCATTAACAGATAAAACGCCTAAACCGTTAATATTAGTTGCTAATCAACCATTAATTGTGCATCAAGTGTTAAGATTAGCGAAAATCGGAATTAAAGAAATAGTTATTAATGTTTCATATCAAGCTAAACAAATTATAGATACGCTAGGAGATGGTCGAGCTTATGGGGTTAAAATCGATTACTCTTTTGAACCTACAGCTCTTGAAACAGGAGGAGGAATTCTCCAAGCACTACCCATTTTAGGATCTGATCCATTTGTTGTCATAAGCACCGACATATGGACAGATTTTTCGTTGGAGGGTTTATTATCTCACTCATTAAATTCGATGGCATTAGCTCATCTTATCTTAGTAGACAATCCCAGCTTTCATCCTCAAGGTGATTTTAATCTTACCAAAACTGGTTTATTAAACTTAGATGACACCTCGAATAAATTTACTTTTGCGAGTCTTGGAATTTACCATCCTGATTTATTTCAAGGTAAATCGGGTGCATTCCCGCTATCATCACTACTTTATGAATATATTGCTGAAAAGAAAATAACTGGGGAGTATTATAATGGCGTATGGTTTAACATTGGAACGCCCACTGAGTTGGAACGACTCGACGAATATCTGAAACAAAAAAAGTAA
- the proC gene encoding pyrroline-5-carboxylate reductase yields MQNSIISFIGAGNMASSLIKGLLKEKYPSKNIWAANNNIEQLNKLKNLNINLTTDNRYAVQMANIVVLAVKPQILKTVLIEIEDLIQKKKSLIISLAVGINLENIALYLSNPSLAIIRCMPNTPALIGYGATGLFANQNCSSFQKNAAESIFRSVGTIVWLPKEEQIDVVAALSGSGPAYFFFFMEALEKAAVELGLSKENANLLTLQTALGSAQMAKESKKSMAELRQEVTSPGGTTEKALEFFKSSHFPNIVKEALKKAKNRAEEIAKDLK; encoded by the coding sequence ATGCAAAATTCAATTATCAGTTTCATCGGTGCCGGCAATATGGCAAGTAGCCTTATCAAAGGGTTATTAAAAGAAAAATATCCTTCAAAAAATATTTGGGCGGCAAATAATAATATAGAACAACTGAATAAGCTAAAAAATCTAAATATTAATTTGACCACCGACAATCGTTATGCTGTACAAATGGCAAATATTGTTGTTTTAGCTGTAAAACCACAAATATTAAAAACTGTTCTTATTGAAATTGAAGATCTAATTCAAAAAAAAAAATCTCTGATCATTTCACTTGCAGTGGGGATAAACCTAGAAAACATAGCACTTTATCTATCAAATCCGTCCTTAGCCATTATACGTTGCATGCCTAATACACCTGCATTAATAGGTTATGGGGCAACTGGTTTATTTGCAAATCAGAATTGCTCAAGCTTTCAAAAAAACGCAGCTGAAAGCATCTTTCGTAGTGTCGGAACCATTGTGTGGTTACCTAAAGAAGAACAAATCGATGTGGTAGCCGCTTTATCAGGAAGCGGTCCAGCTTATTTTTTCTTTTTTATGGAAGCTTTAGAAAAAGCAGCTGTTGAACTAGGTTTATCTAAAGAAAATGCTAACTTGCTCACTTTACAAACTGCTTTAGGATCGGCTCAAATGGCTAAAGAAAGTAAAAAATCGATGGCTGAATTAAGACAGGAGGTAACCTCGCCAGGTGGCACGACTGAAAAGGCGCTAGAATTTTTTAAAAGTTCTCATTTTCCTAATATTGTAAAAGAAGCTCTTAAAAAAGCAAAAAATCGCGCAGAAGAGATTGCTAAGGATCTTAAGTAA
- a CDS encoding protein kinase domain-containing protein: MKLSTHVCKQLFPEQIVEKISHLASGRMGCVYKVTLNNGEILCVKILTLGHTTRLQDCNGWKLAYEDLGFNFKTGKDNQYFYFTIPYFEGQLFHYATEYNLKLRFEIIQSLIKAITDIHRKGLIHRDLTCNNIILDKEEKNKVHIIDFGRSVNAFNLYISSSDTDYIDNLQLSGQSTTISNIRRIFQPYTAPEHFRKHYNNNSTIGFRSDYYSIAQLFRFLIPEYSYLADEIIHTEGIDRNAAFAEFSDRIDDILTKNKNNPTFNESNNSYCKDLRAVYKRIIFFVREILHRLFSLTFQSPDSSPKKNRCNKHQTSVFFKLDKPNSLDTNFASSLPRNAMLYR, from the coding sequence ATGAAGCTATCTACCCATGTTTGCAAGCAACTATTTCCTGAGCAAATAGTTGAGAAAATAAGCCATTTAGCCAGCGGAAGAATGGGTTGTGTTTACAAAGTTACTCTCAACAATGGTGAAATTCTTTGTGTTAAAATTTTAACTTTGGGCCACACCACTAGACTACAAGATTGCAATGGTTGGAAACTGGCATACGAGGATTTAGGTTTTAATTTTAAAACAGGTAAGGATAATCAGTATTTTTATTTCACGATTCCTTATTTTGAAGGTCAGCTATTTCATTATGCAACTGAGTATAATCTGAAATTAAGATTTGAAATTATTCAGAGTTTAATTAAAGCTATCACTGATATTCACAGAAAAGGGCTTATTCATCGAGATTTAACATGCAATAATATAATTCTTGACAAAGAGGAAAAAAATAAAGTTCACATTATTGATTTTGGTAGGAGTGTAAATGCTTTTAATTTGTATATTTCCAGCTCAGATACAGATTACATCGATAATTTACAATTATCAGGACAAAGCACAACAATTTCTAACATAAGAAGAATTTTTCAACCTTATACTGCACCCGAACATTTTAGGAAACATTACAATAATAATTCTACAATTGGATTTCGATCCGATTATTATTCCATTGCTCAACTATTCAGGTTTTTAATTCCAGAATATTCTTACCTTGCAGATGAAATTATTCATACGGAAGGGATAGATCGCAATGCAGCTTTTGCAGAATTTTCGGATCGAATAGATGATATTCTTACAAAAAATAAAAATAATCCAACGTTTAATGAGTCTAATAACTCTTACTGTAAAGATCTTAGAGCTGTATATAAAAGAATAATTTTTTTTGTTAGGGAGATTCTTCATCGATTATTCAGTCTAACTTTTCAATCTCCCGACTCAAGCCCCAAAAAAAATAGGTGCAATAAACATCAGACGTCAGTTTTTTTTAAATTAGACAAACCAAACTCTTTAGATACTAACTTTGCAAGTTCTTTACCCAGAAACGCTATGCTGTATAGATAA
- a CDS encoding phosphoenolpyruvate carboxykinase, translating into MSAVQSKNSSKTFFDLSTEELINHAVERKEGLIAANGAFSVTTGKRTGRSPKDKFIVAEPKSEKDIDWDSVNQAFSEDRFQLLWQRAEQYAKEVDLFISNLQVGADPTYYLPVKVITEYAWHNLFARQLFIRQNDFYGKINKAEWTILSLPGLKTDPQRDGVNSDATLVIHLTDRKVLLCGHQYAGEIKKAMFSVMNYLLPAVDVLPMHCSANVGKEGDVALFFGLSGTGKTTLSADPDRFLIGDDEHGWSETGVFNFEGGCYAKCIDLSKEREPLIWNAIRHGAVMENVVLNPETLEPDYKDATLTQNTRVAYPVDFIESRFRANRVDRLPDAVIFLCCDLFGVLPPVACLNHEQAAYYFLSGYTALVGSTEVGQAEPIKTTFSTCFGAPFFPRPAKIYAELLIKRLKTSHAKVYLVNTGWTGGAYGDGGQRFSIPVTRAVVKGILTDEVSKTESELLPGFNFSIPKYLLGVESDLLNPKKTWKNPKDYDLKAHELIDKFINNFKQFDVSLAIRNAGPVIYTA; encoded by the coding sequence ATGTCGGCCGTTCAATCCAAAAATTCGTCTAAGACCTTTTTTGATTTATCTACGGAAGAATTAATAAACCACGCTGTAGAACGTAAAGAAGGTCTGATCGCAGCTAATGGTGCTTTTTCAGTGACTACAGGCAAACGAACGGGCCGTTCACCAAAAGACAAATTTATTGTCGCTGAGCCTAAAAGTGAAAAAGACATTGATTGGGATTCTGTTAATCAAGCATTTTCAGAAGATCGCTTTCAACTGTTATGGCAACGTGCCGAACAATATGCCAAAGAAGTAGATCTATTTATTTCTAATCTTCAAGTTGGGGCTGACCCAACCTATTATTTACCCGTCAAAGTAATTACTGAGTATGCTTGGCATAATTTATTTGCGCGACAACTTTTTATTCGTCAAAATGATTTTTACGGAAAAATTAATAAAGCAGAATGGACGATATTAAGTCTTCCAGGATTGAAAACTGATCCGCAGCGGGATGGAGTTAATAGCGATGCAACTTTAGTTATCCATCTTACCGATCGTAAAGTTTTATTATGTGGACATCAGTATGCGGGTGAAATCAAAAAAGCAATGTTTTCAGTAATGAATTATTTACTGCCCGCAGTAGATGTTTTACCTATGCATTGTTCAGCTAATGTAGGGAAAGAGGGTGATGTTGCTTTATTTTTTGGATTATCTGGGACAGGTAAAACCACCTTATCTGCCGATCCGGATCGTTTTTTGATTGGAGATGATGAGCATGGTTGGAGTGAAACGGGTGTCTTTAATTTTGAAGGTGGTTGTTATGCTAAATGCATTGATCTCTCTAAAGAACGTGAACCTTTAATATGGAACGCTATACGGCATGGCGCAGTAATGGAAAATGTAGTGTTAAATCCAGAAACTTTAGAGCCAGATTACAAAGATGCAACGCTAACCCAGAATACTCGAGTCGCCTATCCAGTAGATTTTATTGAATCTCGTTTTCGAGCAAATCGCGTCGATCGCTTGCCAGATGCAGTTATTTTCTTGTGTTGTGATTTATTTGGCGTATTACCACCGGTTGCGTGTTTAAATCATGAACAAGCGGCATATTATTTTTTAAGTGGATATACTGCATTGGTGGGTAGCACTGAGGTAGGTCAAGCAGAGCCCATTAAGACCACGTTTAGTACTTGTTTTGGTGCACCTTTTTTCCCGCGGCCAGCTAAGATCTATGCAGAACTTTTAATTAAGCGTTTAAAAACAAGTCATGCCAAAGTATATCTTGTTAATACGGGTTGGACTGGCGGCGCCTACGGAGATGGTGGGCAACGTTTTTCTATCCCTGTAACACGCGCCGTTGTTAAAGGTATTTTGACTGATGAAGTAAGTAAAACTGAATCAGAATTGTTGCCGGGTTTTAATTTTTCTATTCCTAAATATTTATTAGGTGTAGAGAGTGATTTATTAAATCCAAAAAAGACTTGGAAGAATCCAAAAGATTATGATCTTAAGGCGCATGAGTTAATCGATAAATTCATTAATAACTTTAAGCAATTTGATGTAAGCCTGGCTATTCGAAATGCTGGACCGGTTATCTATACAGCATAG
- the trpS gene encoding tryptophan--tRNA ligase, with product MITSKPRLLTGDTPTGKLHLGHWVGSLALRIGLQKSYDCYFIIANVHAFTTRAEFPEEIRQNTLEIALDYLAAGIDPKQSHIFVQSEVPAIAELTCFFSMLISFPRVMRNPTIKDEIRQKNLGENYPFGFLLYPVGQVADILSFRPEIVPVGEDQIAHLELARECARRFNQIYCGVDPQTKDENYVSSGGLFPIVQPKLSPVRRLIGTGPPNADGIFPKMSKSLNNAIYLSDDPDTIKKKVMGMYTDPHRLRATDPGTVENNPLWIFHDVFNPDKGWVIEAKDKYRKGQIKDVECKHRLVDILVEITQPMRERRKTYENELGEVLKILKQGTEQANKIAEDTLEKVKTFMKQDYFKRTLKLKKD from the coding sequence ATGATTACCTCAAAACCACGTTTACTCACTGGCGATACTCCGACGGGTAAACTCCATCTTGGCCATTGGGTAGGCTCTCTAGCTTTACGCATAGGCTTACAAAAAAGCTATGATTGTTACTTTATTATCGCTAATGTTCATGCATTTACTACGCGCGCGGAATTTCCTGAAGAAATTCGGCAGAATACTTTAGAGATTGCATTAGATTATCTCGCCGCCGGCATCGACCCTAAACAAAGTCATATTTTTGTTCAATCGGAAGTTCCCGCCATTGCTGAACTTACCTGCTTTTTCAGTATGCTGATTTCTTTTCCTAGAGTTATGCGTAATCCAACTATTAAAGATGAAATCCGCCAAAAAAATCTTGGTGAGAATTATCCTTTTGGTTTTTTATTGTATCCAGTCGGTCAGGTGGCAGATATACTTAGTTTTCGCCCTGAAATTGTACCTGTAGGGGAAGATCAAATTGCTCACCTAGAGTTAGCACGCGAATGCGCACGTCGCTTTAACCAAATTTATTGCGGAGTTGATCCACAAACAAAAGATGAAAATTATGTTTCCAGCGGAGGATTGTTTCCTATTGTCCAACCGAAACTCAGCCCAGTGCGTCGTTTAATTGGAACTGGACCACCCAACGCTGATGGGATATTTCCCAAAATGAGTAAATCTTTAAATAATGCCATTTATCTAAGTGATGACCCCGATACAATCAAGAAAAAAGTGATGGGCATGTATACCGATCCACATCGATTACGAGCGACGGACCCGGGAACTGTTGAAAATAATCCTTTATGGATATTCCATGATGTATTTAATCCAGATAAAGGCTGGGTTATTGAAGCGAAAGATAAATATCGTAAAGGACAGATTAAAGATGTTGAATGTAAACATCGATTAGTCGATATTTTGGTTGAAATAACGCAACCGATGCGTGAGCGTCGAAAAACCTACGAAAATGAACTAGGGGAGGTCTTAAAGATTTTAAAACAAGGAACGGAGCAAGCCAATAAAATTGCTGAAGACACTTTAGAAAAAGTTAAAACCTTTATGAAACAGGATTACTTTAAACGTACTCTTAAACTAAAGAAAGATTAG
- the dcd gene encoding dCTP deaminase yields the protein MSIKSDAWICRMAKDYNMIAPFESKQVRQTASGRIISYGVSSYGYDVRCANEFRVFTNINSAIVDPKSFSEGSFVDIKNDVCIIPPNSFALAHTVEYFRIPRNILTICVGKSTYARCGIIVNVTPLEPEWEGQVTLEFSNTTPLPAKIYANEGVAQMLFLESDEICQVSYRDRQGKYQGQRGVTLPVT from the coding sequence ATGTCCATTAAATCTGATGCATGGATTTGCCGCATGGCAAAAGATTACAATATGATAGCGCCGTTTGAATCGAAACAGGTGCGTCAAACGGCGAGTGGGCGGATCATTTCTTATGGCGTTTCTAGCTATGGATATGATGTACGTTGTGCTAATGAGTTTCGTGTTTTTACGAATATCAATTCTGCTATTGTTGATCCTAAAAGTTTTTCGGAAGGAAGTTTTGTCGATATAAAAAATGATGTGTGTATTATTCCTCCGAATTCATTTGCTTTAGCGCATACGGTTGAATATTTTCGCATTCCACGGAATATTCTTACCATTTGTGTCGGTAAATCAACTTATGCACGTTGTGGAATTATTGTGAATGTCACTCCATTAGAACCCGAGTGGGAAGGTCAAGTCACCTTGGAATTTTCCAATACGACGCCCTTGCCTGCTAAAATATACGCAAATGAGGGTGTGGCACAAATGTTATTTTTGGAATCTGATGAGATTTGCCAAGTTTCTTATCGAGATCGACAAGGCAAATATCAAGGTCAGAGAGGAGTGACTTTACCTGTGACTTAA
- the apbC gene encoding iron-sulfur cluster carrier protein ApbC has protein sequence MLKLTDRVKYIIAVASGKGGVGKSTTAVNLALALAEKKDVKVGILDADIYGPNQPQMLGVSEKPTSKDGKTLEPVYAYGLQSMSIGYLIDVNTPMIWRGPMATGALQQLLNDTHWDNLDYLIVDLPPGTGDIQLTLTQKIPLAGAVIITTPQDIALLDVRKAIGMFNKVKVPLLGVVENMCMHVCRQCGHEEPIFGDGGGERIAKEYNINLLGVLPLDSRIRKQADSGKPIFIAEPRSEIADVYREIAKKIVEQLSQSKTAYRFPKIVIEKK, from the coding sequence ATGTTAAAGCTTACTGATCGAGTTAAATATATAATTGCAGTTGCCTCTGGAAAAGGGGGTGTTGGCAAATCAACAACTGCCGTAAATCTAGCATTGGCGCTCGCAGAAAAAAAAGATGTTAAAGTTGGAATATTGGATGCGGATATCTATGGCCCTAATCAACCCCAGATGTTAGGTGTTAGTGAGAAGCCGACTAGTAAGGATGGTAAAACCTTAGAGCCTGTATATGCCTATGGCTTACAATCTATGTCTATAGGTTATTTGATTGATGTGAATACGCCTATGATATGGCGTGGACCGATGGCAACAGGTGCTTTACAGCAACTGTTAAATGATACACATTGGGATAATTTGGATTATTTAATCGTCGATTTACCGCCAGGCACTGGTGATATCCAGTTGACTCTCACACAAAAAATCCCTCTCGCCGGAGCAGTGATTATAACGACTCCTCAAGATATTGCTTTGTTGGATGTACGCAAAGCGATAGGAATGTTTAATAAAGTTAAAGTGCCTTTATTGGGTGTAGTTGAGAATATGTGTATGCATGTTTGTAGACAATGTGGTCATGAGGAACCTATTTTTGGTGATGGTGGTGGCGAACGAATTGCCAAAGAGTACAATATTAATTTATTAGGTGTTTTACCGTTAGACAGCCGGATTCGTAAACAAGCGGATTCAGGCAAACCTATTTTTATTGCAGAACCACGCAGTGAAATTGCTGATGTCTATCGAGAAATAGCCAAAAAAATAGTCGAACAGCTAAGTCAATCAAAGACAGCTTATCGGTTTCCGAAAATTGTCATAGAGAAAAAATAG
- the metG gene encoding methionine--tRNA ligase — protein MQQTPRKLLVTIALPYANGSLHIGHLLEHIQGDIWVRFQKMLERDCIFISGEDAHGTPVMLAAQHRGISPDTLVAQIAEEHKRDLSGFYIDFDKFYTTHSPETEAFITLIYQRMKNKGDVYSKIIQQAYDPKAQMFLPDRYVKGICPCCKTPGQFGDNCEVCSSTYSPLDLIDPKSTITGATPVAKDSEHYFFQLSNYTEFLHNWITQGHHLAEEISNKLLEWFKEGLHDLDISRDAPYFGFKIPGTENKFFYVWIDAPIGYMAAFKNLCLHRKDLNFDEYWYPATNTELYHFIGKDIINFHAIFWPAILKSADFRTPTAIFVHGYVTVNGQKMSKSRGTYISARHYLNHLDPEYLRYYFASKLSHKTEDIDFSWHDFIQKINSDLIGKLVNIASRCASFINKKFANKLSVTLLMPNLIVEFISKGDEIAAYYENRDYNRAMKSIMELADQANQMIDAEKPWLLIKNSDSIRRAHEVCSLGLNLFRILMIYLKPVLPITAGKTEKFLNIPVMTWDQRQNTLLDHTINTFEPLLQRIPEEIIQNMQKTDSIATN, from the coding sequence ATGCAGCAAACACCTCGTAAATTATTAGTTACTATCGCATTACCTTATGCTAATGGCTCTTTACATATCGGTCATTTATTAGAACATATTCAAGGGGATATTTGGGTACGTTTTCAAAAAATGCTAGAGCGCGATTGTATTTTCATCTCGGGCGAAGACGCGCATGGAACTCCCGTGATGTTAGCAGCTCAACATCGAGGAATCAGCCCTGATACATTAGTAGCTCAAATTGCCGAAGAACATAAACGTGATCTTTCTGGGTTTTATATTGATTTTGATAAGTTTTACACAACTCATTCACCAGAAACTGAAGCATTCATAACACTTATTTATCAAAGAATGAAAAATAAAGGGGATGTGTATAGCAAAATTATTCAACAAGCTTATGATCCTAAAGCGCAAATGTTTTTGCCGGATCGTTATGTGAAAGGTATCTGTCCTTGTTGCAAAACTCCTGGTCAATTTGGTGATAATTGTGAAGTATGTAGTTCTACCTATTCCCCTCTGGATCTCATTGATCCTAAATCGACAATTACAGGGGCTACGCCGGTAGCAAAAGACTCAGAACATTATTTTTTTCAGCTTTCTAATTACACCGAATTCTTGCATAACTGGATAACCCAGGGTCATCATCTTGCCGAAGAAATAAGTAATAAGCTTCTAGAATGGTTTAAAGAAGGTTTACATGATCTAGATATTTCACGTGATGCGCCTTATTTTGGTTTTAAAATTCCGGGAACGGAGAATAAATTTTTTTATGTATGGATCGATGCACCTATCGGCTATATGGCAGCCTTTAAAAATCTTTGCCTGCATCGAAAGGATTTAAATTTTGACGAATATTGGTATCCTGCCACTAATACCGAATTGTATCATTTTATTGGTAAAGATATCATTAATTTTCATGCTATCTTTTGGCCAGCTATTTTAAAAAGTGCAGATTTTCGTACACCTACAGCAATTTTTGTACATGGTTATGTGACTGTTAATGGTCAAAAAATGTCAAAATCCCGCGGAACCTATATTTCCGCACGGCACTACCTTAATCATTTAGATCCCGAATATTTACGTTATTATTTTGCTTCCAAACTAAGTCACAAAACAGAAGATATTGATTTTAGTTGGCATGATTTTATCCAAAAAATTAATTCGGATTTAATCGGTAAGCTAGTCAATATTGCTAGTCGTTGTGCGAGTTTTATTAATAAAAAATTTGCTAATAAACTATCGGTAACTTTATTGATGCCTAATCTAATTGTTGAGTTTATAAGTAAAGGTGATGAAATTGCAGCTTATTATGAAAACCGAGATTACAATCGAGCAATGAAAAGCATTATGGAATTAGCTGATCAAGCTAATCAAATGATAGATGCTGAGAAACCTTGGCTCTTGATAAAAAATTCTGACTCAATTCGACGAGCTCATGAGGTATGCAGCTTAGGTTTAAATCTTTTTAGAATTTTAATGATTTACTTAAAACCGGTATTACCTATCACAGCTGGAAAAACAGAAAAATTTCTAAATATTCCTGTAATGACTTGGGACCAACGACAAAATACCTTATTGGATCATACTATTAATACTTTTGAACCCTTATTACAGCGCATCCCTGAAGAAATTATCCAGAATATGCAGAAAACGGATTCTATTGCTACCAATTAA